In one Pedosphaera parvula Ellin514 genomic region, the following are encoded:
- a CDS encoding permease prefix domain 1-containing protein, with protein MFDLDKAIKQWRHQMLAAGIRSPVPLEELESHLHEEIEQQMKLGRSEAEAFNSAVKKIGQARMVQSEFKKVEETRKARNAKLAEIVILIATSLHSLIAVCFFLFKFQGISELTSGQQISGLAASATLALLVWGGRLSHKMISVIRARQFRNAIYISSGVLITLWALVCFQIILPHHDFPMGQLFVTILWGLFLPTGAGIGFELGNRHRRAEQVATLVS; from the coding sequence TTTGACTTGGACAAAGCAATCAAGCAGTGGCGGCATCAAATGCTGGCTGCTGGCATCAGAAGCCCCGTGCCGCTGGAAGAACTGGAAAGCCATCTGCACGAAGAAATCGAACAGCAGATGAAGCTGGGACGAAGCGAAGCGGAAGCATTCAATTCTGCCGTCAAGAAAATCGGGCAGGCGCGCATGGTTCAAAGCGAATTCAAGAAAGTTGAAGAAACAAGGAAAGCGCGCAACGCGAAACTGGCAGAAATCGTAATCTTGATTGCCACGAGCTTGCATTCGTTGATCGCGGTCTGTTTTTTTCTTTTCAAGTTCCAAGGCATTTCAGAGCTAACGTCCGGCCAGCAAATCTCTGGCTTGGCCGCATCTGCCACTCTGGCTTTGCTTGTTTGGGGCGGACGATTGAGCCACAAAATGATTTCGGTCATCCGTGCCAGGCAGTTCAGAAATGCCATTTACATTTCTAGCGGAGTGCTTATTACCCTTTGGGCGCTGGTCTGTTTCCAAATTATCCTGCCGCATCATGACTTCCCCATGGGCCAGTTGTTTGTGACCATCCTGTGGGGATTGTTTCTCCCGACGGGAGCTGGGATTGGGTTTGAATTGGGGAATCGACACCGCCGCGCGGAACAAGTCGCAACACTGGTTTCGTAA